From the genome of Mucilaginibacter paludis DSM 18603:
GATCAGCTGCCGTAACTTACTGATCTATCTCAATGTGGCCTTACAAAAAAAGGTATTTGCCATGTTGCATTTTGGATTGAAAAAAGATGGCTACCTCGTTTTGGGGCCCAGCGAGAGCGCTACTGTCATTAAAGATGATTTTACGGAGATCAATAATAAATGGAACATTCTGAAAAGTAATAAAACAGGCCGCGCAATCCGTTTTGATGCTTTTTCATCTCATACGATCGGGGAACTCAAGACAACGACGATGGAAGTACCTGCAAAGCAAGTCGTGCCGGTATCTAAGACCGACCTTGCCAGCCAGGTCGATTCCGCCTTGTTACGGGAGTGTGCGTTTAATGGCGTTTGTACCGATGAGAATCTGTCGGTTGTCCACTCGTTCGGCAACACCAAACCGTATTTGAAAAACATCAATTTTAAACATGACCTTAATGAATTGCTGCCGACACACATTTCCACAGTTTTTAAAGCGGCTGCGCACAAGGCTTTTAAACTGAACGAAAGGGTCGTGCTCCATCAGCTCAGTCTCGATGGTCCCGGTAAAGTGATAAACAAGCCATTCAATATTGTCCTCAGCCCGTTTGCCAAATCCGGATCGGAAGAAAGGTTGTTGTTGGTACTGTTTACGGACATAAAAACCGGGGCGAACGAAGAAAATATTATCCATGCAGAAGATATCAGCGAAGTAACCCGGGAGCATGTAATCAACCTGGAGCGGGAGGTGGCGCAATTAAAACATACTGTAGCAGTAGCGCATCAGCGTATCTCATCTTCCAACGAGCACATGCAGTCCTTTAACGAAGAGTTGCAATCAGCCAACGAGGAAATGCAATCCGCCAATGAAGAAATGCAAAGTTCGAATGAGGAACTGCAGTCTGTGAACGAGGAACTTCAAACGGTGAACAAGGACCACCAATTGACCATTGACCAATTAACAGACCTGAATGACGATCTGAACAATTACTTCCGCAGCAACATCAATGGGCAACTTTTTGTGGACAGGGAACTGCTGCTGAAAAGATATTCGCCCGGAGCGGTGAAGCATATTAATATCAGGGAAGGTGATATTGGCCGGCCGCTTAGCAACATCACCAACAATATCAGGTTTGAAACCTTGATAGCGGATATAAAGAAGGTGATTAACGACGAAGAACCTATTACCCGCGAAGCTGAGGCGACTGACGGCAGGGTGTACCAGGTAATGACCATGCCCTACCTGAAAAAAAACAGCAAAAAAGCTGAAGGCGCTATTATCAGCTTTTACGATATCACCGAGCTGAAAAAAATATTAGGTGAACTTGATATCAGCAATAAAAGCTTGTTAAGGATCAATGCTGACCTGAATAATTTTATTTTCGGCGCCTCACATGACCTGAATGCACCGATCCTGAACATTGAAATGCTGCTGGAAATACTCAATGATAAACTGGATACCCAAGACCCTGAAGTGATCAAGCTATCCGGCATGATGCATAAATCGGTTACTAATTTTAAAGCGGTCATCAGCGACCTGGCCAGGGTCGGATCTATCGAATCGGAAGATACGGCTGATGCGCTGGAAAGCTTTCCGATGCTATTCGAAGAGATCAAAGCCGCCTTGTCGGAAAAAATCAAAGTTTCGAAAGCCGTTTTCCGGATCGACTTCGGTATAACGGAAGTCAGGTTCGCCAGAAAGAATTTGCGGAGCATAATGCTGAACCTCATAACCAATGCGCTAAAGTTCAGTTCGCCGAAACGCGTGCCGAAGATCAGTCTCAAAACCGAGAAATCAGACGAGTTTATCGTCCTAACGATCTGTGATAATGGCATCGGTATCGCCAAAGACGACATTGATCAAATTTTTCAAAAATATAAGCGGGTCAATACGGATACCGAAGGCAGCGGAATAGGGCTATATCTTATCCGAAAGATCGTCAACGCGTCGGGTGGCAAGATCGAGGTAGAATGCAAACCGGGTAAGGGATCCGTTTTTAAGGTGTTTTTTAAAATGTAACCTGTAAATAATCAACCTATTTCTTTGTCGTCAAGTACATTACAAAAGCGTCAGCGAATAAATTAATCTATGGGTTAGTTATGGATATCTTTCCGATTTTAAACGATACATCATCTTATTTTATCCACTCACATTCTAATTATGATTGATAAAACAAAAACGATAATCAGGAAGTACCTGATTAAATAAACAACCTCCATAGTGCTACATCAATAGAATATCCTTCAGCAGATTAAATATACTACATGCATCATTAACCCGGCGATTGTGATGAGAATACCTGTTAACAGGTTAGGATTGTAATGATAGCAGGCCCGAGAATGCTCTGGTTGGATATCACATCCCTCAATCTCTTTTACTTTCATTTAGAAGGGCAATTGGATTCTTACTAAATTAAAAACCGGGGCGGCATTTGGCCGCCCCGGAATATTTTTAAACCTTGTTATTTACTTCAGGAAGATCTTCCTTACGGCATTATTTGTCATATCTACAAAGTAGATGTCGCCATTTTTATCAACAAAAACGTCGCCTATCAAGCCTGATTTGGCATTATTCAATGCACCATCCACAGCAGCACCCCTGGTGAACTGAGCTATGGTGGTTACTTGCTGAGTGGCAATATTGATTTTGCGTATCGCAATTCCGTCTGACAGAAATATATTCCCGGCACGATCAGAAGCAAGCGCGTTAATAGTCTGGAACATAGCTGCCTTTCCAATTCCATCGGCAAAACCATAGTCGTTACCAACCCAGTTGTAAGTATTTCTTCCGTTACCAATAGTATACATATCTACAGAATATCCCGGGTTCTGCACCTTATAAATGATATTGTTTAAGATTGCCGGACGAGCGACATCCGAGATAGTAAGTAAGCTTAAAACCGTTTTGGTTCCGTCTTTTTGAAAACTCCATCCACCGTTAAAGCTACCCAGGGCGTATAATATTCCGTTTTCATCAAACGCAATTTTATTTATTGTACCTAAACCTGTGGCAAAAGTGCTTACCATACCTTGTGGGGTTACTTTGCGTAAGCTTGTACCATCACTGATAAATAGGTTATCATTGGCATCTATATCCATACCCGGGTTAGTTCCCAAATTAAATAATGCCGCTGTCCCCTGGCCATCCACGCTGCCTCTGGCACCAGAAGGGCTGCCGGCAAATACAGATACCGTACCATCCGTACTGATCTTTTTGATACGGCTATAGTCGCCCTCAATAACAAACACATTACCTTTGCTGTCGGCCACTAAACTAACTGTTCTATAAGGAGACAGGTTCAGTAAGTTATTCAAAGACCCACCGGCCAGGGTAACTACACCCGCACGATAAAAATTGGTTGGCGCAAGCGCTTCCACACCGCTATTGGTTACTTTTAACGGCCCCGATGTTAAATTATCGGGCGCTATAACCTCCAGGCTTGTTGAAGTAGCATTAACTACCAGGGCCTGTACCCCATTAAAGGTAACTATATTTGAGCCTGCGGAAGTATTGAAACCTAAACCGGTGATAACTACATGCGTACCTGCAAGCCCATTGGCCGGGCTAAATGATGTTATACCTATAGACTGATCTTTAAATACCGGCCCTTCAACCGCCTGGCCATTTACCGTTACAATAACTTTACCGTTGCCGGTACCGCCCGGAATAGTCAACGTTAATTGAGTGGCAGTAGCTGATGTGATGGGTATAGTAATACCGTTGACGGTCACCTTATTCTCATCCAATATATTACTAAAAGTAGTTCCGCTGATGGTCATCACGGTATTGGCCGGTCCGCTAAGCGGCGTTACTGTTTGAATTGTTGGCGGTGGCACAACGGTAAATACCGGCCCTCCTATTTTTTGCCCATTGATGGTAACCGATAACGGCCCTGTTTGCACGGCATCGGGCGCAATAACCAACAGGTGATCTGTACCGGCTTCGGTTACTACCGCTGTGGTGCCGTTAAAGTCAACTGTATTGCCAGCTATCACGTTTTCAAATCCTTCGCCGCTTACCCTTACTACCGTACCCTTACCACCGGTTAATGGTTTAATGGCAGAAATTGCCTGAAACTTAAATGTTTGGCCCGTAGCTTCCTTGCCATTAACTGTTACTTTAACCGGCCCGGTACCTGCGGCAACTGGAACCTCAACCACCACAAGCGTATCGTTTGCATTAACTACGGTAGCTGGTTTTCCGTTAATCGATACGGTTACAGGGCCTGCTATACTGCTAAACCCGGCCCCGGTAATATTGATGTGTGTACCAGCAGCCCCATTTGTCGGGTTTATTTTCTGTACACTTAACTGTTGGAAAGTATAGTTTCCTATCGGGATGGTAAGGCCAGCCATGTTTAGTACAATGCTTCCGGTTACGCCCTTTTTTGGAGCCCTTAACACAACTGCTGTAGATGTTGCACTAACCACATCAGCTGATGTGCCTGCAAATGTTGCAGATACATCCCCTATATTGCTGCTAAATCCGGTTCCCTCAATGGTCACTAATGTACCATCATTCCCGCTGTTTGGATAATAATCGGTAACCTTGGGTTGGGGCTTATCGTCGTTTTTATTGTCTTTTTTACAAGCGCCAAACATCAGTATCAGCATGCAACACAGTACACCGAAATATTTTATATTTTGTTTTTTCATGATTTTATATCGCGATTAACCGTTAATTAAAAAGTATACCTCAAACCCAATTGCGCCTGGGTTCTTGATCCGTAATAATCAATGCTATAGGGTTTACCTGGTGTGGTAAACTGATAAAGCGGGTATCCCCCCGCGTTTTGTTGCGGCGGAAACAGTACCGGCGTAAGCCCTACACTGGCTGTAGAATTGAAAGTGTTAGGCGAAAAATACTGGATACCCCAATTTTTATTGATCAGGTTGGTCAGGTTCATAATATCGGCAGTAATCGTGATGACTTGCTTTTTTTCCTGATTGATGAAAATATCATGCGACAAATGCAGATCTGCCTGCACATTCCATGGTGTGCGGCCTTTATTGCGCTCGGTAAACTGTCCGCGTCTGCTGCTTAGATAGCTATCCTGGTCAATGTAGGTATTAAAGGCGTTGGCTTGCTGTACAGCGGTACCCGAGATCGCATTATCCTGAAAAAAGCGGATGGCTTCATCCCTTTGCGGGATATAAGCTAAACTAACCTGTTGCGGTAAGCCCTGCACACTATTATTGACAATACCATAGCTGAACGGGCTACCCGACTGGGCGCTGAAAAACAACGAAATATTGGTTCTGCCCGCTTTAGCCCATGCTTTGTTATAACTGATACTGCTTACAATACGGTTGCGGATATCAAAATTACTGTTGGCTAATGTTGGGTTATTAGGTACCAGCGACTGGTTAAGCTGCCAGTTGGATTCCATCGAATTACGAACCCCGTTTGACAGATCTTTCGACTGTCCGTAGGTATAAGAAACAGAAGCTTGCAATTCATCTCCAATGGTTTTAGCGATACTCCCGGTCAAACTATAGCGGTAACCCCGGCTGGTATTGCTCAGTAAGTAAATATTTGAAAACCGCTGATCAACCGTGCCGCTATAGATAGGTTGCTGGTGCAGTTTATCATAAGCAAAATAAGTGGGGTTATCCTGTACATTCAATTGCTGAAATAGCACATCTTTAATGTTTTTGGTATAAATACCTTCTATGGTAAACTTCCACTGGTTGCTGGTGGTATAATCTGCCGCCAAACTGCCACGCAGTACCTGTGGCATTACAAAATCGTTATCAATTAAATCAACCTGTGTTTGGCCGCTATTGGAGTTGCTGATCACGGTTCCGTTTTGCTGAACAAAACCTCCGATACCATTTGCGCCACCACTAAGCGGATTGCTTCCGGGTACAAATGGTTTTTTATCAGCCTTCTGATCAACAGCACCATAGCTGTTACCGGTATTGTAATAGGCATAAGCCAACCAGGCCATCGGTATGCGGCCTGTAAACAAGCCAGCCCCTCCGCGAAAGATCAGGCTTTGATCTCCAAACCAATCATAACGAAAACCTATCCTGGGCGATAGCTGCACCTTGTTTAAAAATTGATTGGTAATCCGGCTCAGGGGGGTATAAGAATAAGTTGTGCCGAAATAAGGATCGGCCAATGCCGAATGTATTTTATCGTTAAGTTGGGGCATATCCGGTAAATCGGTTATATCGGCCCTTAAACCAGGAATCACCTTTAATTGATCCGAAACACTGATCTCATCCTGTAAATACAAACTGTACATGTTTACATTAAATTGGGCCCCCGGATGATTCAGGATATAGTCGCGGCTGTTATCAGCATAATTGTAAGCTCCACGAACGCGATAAGGCTTATTACTCAAATAATCTTCAATGCTGTTATAATCCACCCTGCCATTCCAGCCATTAACGAAGCCATACGTAATCCGATAAAGTTCGTTATGTGTACCTATCGTAAACCTGTTTTTACCCACATTGTAATTCAGGTTTGCAGTAAGTTCCAGCGTGCGCTGCTTCATGTTAAATATGCTGGCTTCGCGATCGGTGCCCAGATAAATGGTAGTACCGGGTGTACGGCCTGCTATTTGTACCTGGGGCAAGCTCGGATCACTCAGCGGGTCCCTGGAATCGTTAACCATCGTGTACCCCACCAGCACATTGCCCGACAGTCTATTGTTTAACCTGCTTTTCAGTTCGGCCACGGTAGAACTTTGATTGTTTTTTTGCAAATACGCCATACTGCTGAACCTGAAATCCTGCTGATCACGGTCCATACTGGTGGCCTCGGATAAGATGGTATTGTTACGGATAGCAAGCTGGTTTTTATCGTTAATATTCCAGTCTAACCGGTTAAAAAATTTGGTTGATTTGGCGTAGGTGTTAAAAGCGCCTGCCGTACCGGCATCAAAAGGGCTGGCGGCACTGATTGCTCTGGCATCTGCCAAACTCAGTATCTGGCTGGTTTCTGCCTGGCCAGCCATGAGCTGCACGGGATCCTGGCGATGGGTGATCTCTTCATTCGAAAAAAAGAAAAGTTTATTTTTAATAATCGGGAAACCCACCCTTAAACCGGTTTGATAATCATAAAAATCGCTATTCATTTTACCCAGGGTACCTACCCTGTCATTACCAGTTAATGCGGCATTACGGCCAAAGCCGTAAACCGAACCACTCAGGGTATTGGTACCGCTGCGAGTGACCGCATTTACCGAACCGCCGGTAAAATTTCCGATTTTAACATCATAGGGTGCCAAATAAACCTGCATATCCTCAATAGCATCAAGAGAGATGGGGTTGGTACGGGTGGAACTGCCTGCCATACCCGACGTGCCCGACTGGCCACCCAAAGAGGGGCTGAAGCCGATGGCATCGTTATTAATGGCACCATCAATAGTTACGTTATTATAGCGGAAATTGCTTCCTCCAAAACTATTGTCTTTACTGGCCTGGGGCACCAAACGGGTAATATCGGTAATACTACGCGCCACGGTAGGCATATTTTTCACCTGTGCCGCGCTGATGTTTTTGCCCGATCCGTAGTTGTTGATGCGCGGGCCACCTTTTGTAGCTTTAATTACAACTTCGCCAAGTTGCTTCGTGTTATCGGTTAATGCAAAATTGATTTGTACGGCTGATCCCAACCTCACTGTTATGCCCTCTTTTTTTGACGGCGCCATGCTGATCATCGTTGCCTCAACACTATAAGGCCCGCCAATGCGCAGATTGGGCAGGTAGTAATGCCCGCCTTTATCGGTAGCAATTGCATATTTGGTGCCCGATGGCTGGTGAATTGCCGTTACCGTAGCACCCGGCAAGGCCTGCCCTGCCGAGTCGGATACGGTACCGCTAAGGGTACCGCTTGTTTCCTGCGCGTGCGATGCCAATGGCAGTAGCAGCACCAGGAAAAATACTATTTTCTGGAGTAGTTTATTTGATATCATCTCTAATGTCTTATTTAAAATTACTGTGTGATCTTGAGTACACCATCAATGGTATGCAGTACCCCGTTGCCCGTCAGTACGTCTTGTTTAGTCAATTGTACAGTTGTTGTATTGCCAGTGCCCTGGAGGCTGATGCCGGAAAAACTTCCCGGTTTAGTATTATCCGGAATTAATTGTATTTTAACTAAATTACCATCCAACATGGCTTGCTGGCTTTGATTGCTGGTACCGGTACTGAGCACATAATCGTATATAAACCGGCGTTCATTCACAATATGATACCTTATCAATGCCTTTAAGGTAGCCGGATCAGCCTGGTTAACGGCCGCTAAAGTTGGAAAACCGTACGCGATCATTGCTGCATTACCAGGCGCAAATACCGAATAGGGGCCACTACTGTTCAGTACATCTGTTAAGCCGGCCCGCTGGATAGCCTGGTAAAACAAACTCAGGTTTTTATCGGATGCAATCGCATCGGTTATTTGCTGATAGGTATAAGGTTCCAGCACCCTGTTCACCACCTGGATCAAGCCGTTTGCAGCCGGAACGTTTTGAGCCAATACCGTTGAACCGTTAATAGTCAGCACGGTATCCGCCCCTTTTACCCAGTGTGTAACAAAAAGCTTCCCCCCGTTTGAAGAGCGGATTTCCTGGTTAAATAAAAAAGGCAGTTTATTCAGTTCGTAATTGCCGTTAAGGATATGGTAATTCATAATGGCCGATATCCTTGCCGGCACTTCGCCTAAAATAGCTACCGTTGTAGGGTACCCGGCTTTTGTAAAAGCATCGTCTGACGGGGCAATTACTGTAAAAGGTCCTGGTTCAAACAATTTAGCACGTAGCCCGCTCACGCTAAGCCCCGTATTGAACAAGCTCAGGTTAAAATTATCAGCAATTACATTGCTGATTTTATTACTGCTATTGTCAGCCGTATTCGCCTGGTCTTTTTTACAACCGTACAGGCACAAGTTGCAGGTAAGAATAGCCAGTAAAATATATTTAGAATTATTCATGGTTTCCAGTTAATTATTTATGGTTATCTATATGCTAAAACTTGAAATCCTTAGGAACAATAAAGTGGTCGACCACGTGGATGGGGCCCATCAGCGTATTGATATCCGATTCCACAATTTTGGCCGCCGGATGGCTGGATCCCGCTACTGCAACTGTTATGGCACCATTGCTTTTTCCAAAATCAAATGGCATAAGATAAGGAGGATAGGTACCACTGTAACCGGAGTTAACGAGTGTATAGCCGGACAAAACAGTATTGCTCAGATCATTAGAATAGAAATTATTTGATACCTGCTGGCCACCGCCATAATTGGGATCGTAATAAGCGAACATTACCCCCCAGCGATGGTACGCGATAAGCGTATCTGTTGCTAATCCGCCTATAACCGTATAGGTATTGTAATCAACCGTTGGGAGCGGGTTACGGTTATTCAGGTTCATCACATCATCAACCGTTTGATAGCCTGCCGCATGAAAAACAGCATCCGGAATGGCAAATACCGA
Proteins encoded in this window:
- a CDS encoding CheR family methyltransferase — translated: MPKIADQQYVIAIGASSGGLEAISAFFDYTPLDSVSYIVIQHLSADFKSQMVQILSQHSKLLVVEAIENVDIKPNTVYLIPSAKFMAVKKGRLILSDKKDRPRPHMTIDYFFSSLAKERGNKAIGIILSGTGDDGSKGITAIKHAGGIVLVQDPATANFKGMPEAAIASNCADRILSPEAMPQIIDDYVRDGILELLTDQPSEQISEDELAQIFTLIKGNLPLDFTDYKRPTIIRRIKRRMVSHNLNKVDKYYQFLKGNAAEIALLANDFLISVTSFFRDPEAFKIIEETVIPAIIKKNHTEALKIWVAGCATGEEAYSIAILIKEYLNKYPRNMEVKIFASDISKAALDIASKGFYPDSIIKTVSKERLQQFFTKENTGYRVKHEIRKMLIFAEHDLTRNPPYCNIDLISCRNLLIYLNVALQKKVFAMLHFGLKKDGYLVLGPSESATVIKDDFTEINNKWNILKSNKTGRAIRFDAFSSHTIGELKTTTMEVPAKQVVPVSKTDLASQVDSALLRECAFNGVCTDENLSVVHSFGNTKPYLKNINFKHDLNELLPTHISTVFKAAAHKAFKLNERVVLHQLSLDGPGKVINKPFNIVLSPFAKSGSEERLLLVLFTDIKTGANEENIIHAEDISEVTREHVINLEREVAQLKHTVAVAHQRISSSNEHMQSFNEELQSANEEMQSANEEMQSSNEELQSVNEELQTVNKDHQLTIDQLTDLNDDLNNYFRSNINGQLFVDRELLLKRYSPGAVKHINIREGDIGRPLSNITNNIRFETLIADIKKVINDEEPITREAEATDGRVYQVMTMPYLKKNSKKAEGAIISFYDITELKKILGELDISNKSLLRINADLNNFIFGASHDLNAPILNIEMLLEILNDKLDTQDPEVIKLSGMMHKSVTNFKAVISDLARVGSIESEDTADALESFPMLFEEIKAALSEKIKVSKAVFRIDFGITEVRFARKNLRSIMLNLITNALKFSSPKRVPKISLKTEKSDEFIVLTICDNGIGIAKDDIDQIFQKYKRVNTDTEGSGIGLYLIRKIVNASGGKIEVECKPGKGSVFKVFFKM
- a CDS encoding IPT/TIG domain-containing protein, coding for MKKQNIKYFGVLCCMLILMFGACKKDNKNDDKPQPKVTDYYPNSGNDGTLVTIEGTGFSSNIGDVSATFAGTSADVVSATSTAVVLRAPKKGVTGSIVLNMAGLTIPIGNYTFQQLSVQKINPTNGAAGTHINITGAGFSSIAGPVTVSINGKPATVVNANDTLVVVEVPVAAGTGPVKVTVNGKEATGQTFKFQAISAIKPLTGGKGTVVRVSGEGFENVIAGNTVDFNGTTAVVTEAGTDHLLVIAPDAVQTGPLSVTINGQKIGGPVFTVVPPPTIQTVTPLSGPANTVMTISGTTFSNILDENKVTVNGITIPITSATATQLTLTIPGGTGNGKVIVTVNGQAVEGPVFKDQSIGITSFSPANGLAGTHVVITGLGFNTSAGSNIVTFNGVQALVVNATSTSLEVIAPDNLTSGPLKVTNSGVEALAPTNFYRAGVVTLAGGSLNNLLNLSPYRTVSLVADSKGNVFVIEGDYSRIKKISTDGTVSVFAGSPSGARGSVDGQGTAALFNLGTNPGMDIDANDNLFISDGTSLRKVTPQGMVSTFATGLGTINKIAFDENGILYALGSFNGGWSFQKDGTKTVLSLLTISDVARPAILNNIIYKVQNPGYSVDMYTIGNGRNTYNWVGNDYGFADGIGKAAMFQTINALASDRAGNIFLSDGIAIRKINIATQQVTTIAQFTRGAAVDGALNNAKSGLIGDVFVDKNGDIYFVDMTNNAVRKIFLK
- a CDS encoding TonB-dependent receptor, which translates into the protein MISNKLLQKIVFFLVLLLPLASHAQETSGTLSGTVSDSAGQALPGATVTAIHQPSGTKYAIATDKGGHYYLPNLRIGGPYSVEATMISMAPSKKEGITVRLGSAVQINFALTDNTKQLGEVVIKATKGGPRINNYGSGKNISAAQVKNMPTVARSITDITRLVPQASKDNSFGGSNFRYNNVTIDGAINNDAIGFSPSLGGQSGTSGMAGSSTRTNPISLDAIEDMQVYLAPYDVKIGNFTGGSVNAVTRSGTNTLSGSVYGFGRNAALTGNDRVGTLGKMNSDFYDYQTGLRVGFPIIKNKLFFFSNEEITHRQDPVQLMAGQAETSQILSLADARAISAASPFDAGTAGAFNTYAKSTKFFNRLDWNINDKNQLAIRNNTILSEATSMDRDQQDFRFSSMAYLQKNNQSSTVAELKSRLNNRLSGNVLVGYTMVNDSRDPLSDPSLPQVQIAGRTPGTTIYLGTDREASIFNMKQRTLELTANLNYNVGKNRFTIGTHNELYRITYGFVNGWNGRVDYNSIEDYLSNKPYRVRGAYNYADNSRDYILNHPGAQFNVNMYSLYLQDEISVSDQLKVIPGLRADITDLPDMPQLNDKIHSALADPYFGTTYSYTPLSRITNQFLNKVQLSPRIGFRYDWFGDQSLIFRGGAGLFTGRIPMAWLAYAYYNTGNSYGAVDQKADKKPFVPGSNPLSGGANGIGGFVQQNGTVISNSNSGQTQVDLIDNDFVMPQVLRGSLAADYTTSNQWKFTIEGIYTKNIKDVLFQQLNVQDNPTYFAYDKLHQQPIYSGTVDQRFSNIYLLSNTSRGYRYSLTGSIAKTIGDELQASVSYTYGQSKDLSNGVRNSMESNWQLNQSLVPNNPTLANSNFDIRNRIVSSISYNKAWAKAGRTNISLFFSAQSGSPFSYGIVNNSVQGLPQQVSLAYIPQRDEAIRFFQDNAISGTAVQQANAFNTYIDQDSYLSSRRGQFTERNKGRTPWNVQADLHLSHDIFINQEKKQVITITADIMNLTNLINKNWGIQYFSPNTFNSTASVGLTPVLFPPQQNAGGYPLYQFTTPGKPYSIDYYGSRTQAQLGLRYTF
- a CDS encoding fasciclin domain-containing protein — translated: MNNSKYILLAILTCNLCLYGCKKDQANTADNSSNKISNVIADNFNLSLFNTGLSVSGLRAKLFEPGPFTVIAPSDDAFTKAGYPTTVAILGEVPARISAIMNYHILNGNYELNKLPFLFNQEIRSSNGGKLFVTHWVKGADTVLTINGSTVLAQNVPAANGLIQVVNRVLEPYTYQQITDAIASDKNLSLFYQAIQRAGLTDVLNSSGPYSVFAPGNAAMIAYGFPTLAAVNQADPATLKALIRYHIVNERRFIYDYVLSTGTSNQSQQAMLDGNLVKIQLIPDNTKPGSFSGISLQGTGNTTTVQLTKQDVLTGNGVLHTIDGVLKITQ